One stretch of Roseimicrobium sp. ORNL1 DNA includes these proteins:
- the lipA gene encoding lipoyl synthase: MTPKIDPALHTDKKPDWIRVKLPRDPVFWSTKALISDLKLHTVCEEAQCPNRWECWSQGTATFMIAGDRCTRACGFCAVKTAKPFALEADEPQRVAQAVKRMKLNHIVITAVARDDVADGGAEHFARTIEAVREVQPTITIEILVPDFNEKDDALRTVMLSKPHIFNHNLETVERLTPLVRSRAKYHRSLHVLKRAKEMAEELGTKVATKSGLMLGLGETEPELFQAMDDLLDHGVTVLTLGQYLRPSPQHLPVVSYVHPDTFENYKQIALNKGFRHVASAPLVRSSYHAADFKPELDL; the protein is encoded by the coding sequence ATGACCCCCAAGATCGACCCCGCGCTGCACACTGACAAGAAACCCGATTGGATCCGGGTGAAGTTGCCGCGCGACCCGGTCTTCTGGAGCACCAAGGCCCTCATTTCCGACCTGAAACTGCACACCGTGTGCGAAGAAGCCCAGTGCCCGAACCGCTGGGAATGCTGGAGCCAGGGGACGGCCACTTTCATGATTGCCGGCGACCGCTGCACGCGCGCCTGTGGTTTCTGCGCGGTGAAGACCGCCAAGCCCTTCGCCCTGGAGGCGGATGAGCCCCAGCGCGTGGCCCAGGCGGTGAAGCGCATGAAGCTCAACCACATCGTCATCACCGCCGTGGCGCGTGACGACGTTGCGGATGGCGGCGCGGAGCATTTCGCCCGCACCATCGAGGCCGTGCGTGAGGTGCAGCCCACCATCACCATCGAGATCCTCGTGCCTGACTTCAATGAGAAGGACGATGCCCTGCGCACCGTGATGCTCTCGAAGCCGCACATCTTCAATCACAACCTGGAAACCGTCGAGCGCCTCACGCCCCTCGTCCGCAGCCGCGCGAAATACCATCGCAGTCTGCACGTGCTGAAGCGCGCCAAGGAAATGGCGGAAGAACTCGGCACCAAGGTCGCCACGAAGAGCGGCCTCATGCTCGGCCTCGGCGAGACCGAGCCGGAGCTCTTCCAGGCCATGGACGACCTCCTCGACCACGGCGTCACCGTCCTCACCCTCGGCCAGTACCTGCGCCCCTCACCCCAGCACCTTCCCGTGGTGAGCTATGTGCATCCAGATACCTTCGAAAACTACAAGCAGATCGCGCTGAACAAGGGCTTCCGCCATGTGGCGAGCGCACCGCTGGTGCGCAGCAGCTATCATGCGGCGGACTTCAAGCCGGAGTTGGATTTGTAG